CGAATtgattcttttcttattttaagaATTTGGTTCTTGGACACGTTCcaaacattaaattaaaaatcGATTTATAATTACATTTTATACCGTATAACTAGATATCCtttaaatattatcttttatttagtcgtcaaaaaaagagagaataaaaataaataactttccTGATTTTTTGAACTGatatataaaaatagatttttaaattaattaaataataataaatctttaaaaaagctgaataaatgttaaaaattaaaggagaagtAGCATTTCTCCATTTTATAAACTAGATTGAACTAATTtaaatgttcttttttttttttagtggtGAGGGCACCgtataataaaataacaaaaaaggtaCGGACCTGaaacgaaagaaaaagaaaagaacacattGGGCTTTGATTGCAGATCATTTAGTGGCCCAAAAGAAACCGTCCAATAGGAGTGATAGTAGTTGGTTATGACAGTTTGAGAGGAATGGAAGTTGGTTAATGTGATGAATGATGCGTCTGAGAATCCTCCAAGGGATGCAGGTCTCAGCCCCACACTATTGTCACTGTTTCCTTCTCTCTCATTTCCAACGCACTTCCTTTTCTTCGTGCAAGGTTACACCTTGGACTGGTCTCCAAGCATGGAGGGAAAGCCCTCTCAATCACCACCGTGCCTGGGGCCCACGCGGCCCGATACCCGACCCCGACCCCGACCCCGACCCTCTCTTCCACACCGCATTTCGGGAAGCGACTACCTTGGCTGAGCTTGGTTCCATTGTTCTCTCAACCACCGATCCTGTGGCCAAGTCTCAACTCTCTCACTTGGCTTACTCCACGTGGCGCCTCCACAACCTCCCCCTTGGCCGTTCCCAACCACCACCTAAACCCGCCAGACCCCGAAATCCTAAATTGGTTCGCTTCCCATCTTTCTCTCTATATTGCATGCTACCTGTTTGTTTTAATTCCCCTGTTAGCTTTCTCGGTGCAAATTTACTTTCATTATTAGGCCATGTTAAGTGTTAGCTGCTTTCATTATTGTTCAACAGTATAGCGAATTACTACAAGCATTTGTGCTCCTTTGTGACGATGTGTGGATTATGAAGTTCTTCTTCCTTTGATTTAAGGTTTCCCCTAAGGAAATTCCTGCTCCCAAGGATTCAGGCTTGCCTCTGAATGCTTACATGCTTCATAATCTTGCCCATGTGGAGCTCAATGCTATTGATTTGGCTTGGGATACTGTAGTTCGGTTTTCTCCCTATAGTGATATTCTAGGGGAGGGGTTCTTTGCTGACTTTGCTCATGTTGCTGATGATGAGAGTCGTCATTTCGCATGGTGTTCACAGAGGCTTGCCGAGCTGGGTTTTAAGTAAGGGCTTGTGGTTGTTTGTTGTTACTTCATTTTGTTGTCTAGGACTCTATTCTCATTGATTATGCTGATTTTCTGCTCTCATTTTTTACATTTAAACTAGATATGGAGATATGCCAGCTCACAATTTGCTTTGGAGAGAATGTGAGAAATCATCTGACAATGTCGCTGCACGTTTGGCAGTGATCCCACTAGTCCAGGTACCTTTTTTGCCACCTCAATCTTCCTCTAACGTGAAATATTTCTGGCTTTTTGTTGGTACTATTTGATGAAAAACTACTTAATAAATTTCATAATGCAGCCTTTTTCACAAATCTATCCTCTTTGTTAATGTGTATCATGCCTCTATTATAAAATATGTGACGAGAAGTCTGCCACGAGCCGGTTTAAAATTAAATTCCATGGTACACTGCATTTTTTTTACTGGCCACTACTTTCATGTGCAAGTTGCTTAAACATCATTAATACAAACATTTGTTTTTGGCTCATATATTGATTCAAATTGTAGAAGCGCAAATGACTTATGAAGTTATGAGCTTCATAAATATTTGTCTTAGTCTAGAGGATTTGTGCTATTCAAACTATGATAGTAACCACAGATTACATAGACAAGATAAATCAAGATATACGTGTATTGATAGCACTCAGAAGACTGATATCAATGCAATATCAGTTTAAGAAGGAGAAAGCAGTATGAGTATGATGATTGACATGAGTTGACCATCATTCTTTTGCACTAGTGGTTTGCATTTTGCTTATTGAATTTTATAAGTAACTTTTCACTAGCGTTTCTTAGAAAGGCTTCAGGTTTCATAAGTTGCCTTGAAGTGATTTCTCTGTGTCACATAATACAGGGATAGAAGAAAAGCTATGCATTATGATTCTGATTTTATAAATCATAAATCTATGTTTATTGAATCGTAGGAGGCCAGAGGACTTGATGCCGGGCCACGCCTAGTGCAAAAACTGGTTGGCTTTGGAGATAACAGGACTTCTAAAATTGTAGCAAGAATTGCTGATGAGGAAGTTGCACATGTAGCAGTTGGTGTTTACTGGTTTGTTTCTGTCTGTGAAAAATTGGGCTGTGCCCCAGACTCCACATTTAAAGGTTGGGAAGCCTGTCTAATTTCACCGTGTGTGCTTACTTGGATAGATATTAACAACACACAAGCTTCAACATCATCTTTTTCTGTAACCATGCAGACTTGCTAAAGGAATACAATGTGGAACTAAAGGGTCCCTTCAACTATAAAGCTCGTGCGGAAGCTGGCATTCCCCGTGATTGGTAAGAACCTGCAGATTTTTGCAGTTATTTTTTTACCATTAACATGGTTggctttctgtttttttttttttttggtcagctGATTGGCTTTCTGTTTGAATCTTGAAACCCATGGTTTGGGCCAAAGCTGTAAAGCTGAAACCATGgtttagaaatatccaatcaaaaaACCAAACATACTATTTGAGTTATGTTAGTCTAACTAGACTCTAAAAACTAGCTTTAAGAGGTGTGAATTTCCTAGTACTTATAAATACTATATCTATTGTGAATTACGATTTATGACCTATCCTTAAACAATATAACACCTCTAATACACACTGTATGCTTTCAATGTTCATGGCTTAAGAGGGCATAGAATATAGCTTAAATTCTCCTGTCTAGGTATGATGCATCTACAACTACAAGCGATCAGGACAAAAacgatgatggcaagaaaaagcagcTGTCAGCTGTAAGTAACATCCATCTTTGGCTATTCCTATCCTCTTGGCTTAATGTTGATGCAGCAGGACTTATTGTCACAGGTTTATGAGAGGCTGGCTTCCATCATTGCTATGGAAAGTGAGAATTCAAGTTTGAATAGGCCACCTCAATAGTAATCTTGGCACAATATAAAATGAACTATTTCTTTCTTCAGCCGCCAGGATGTGTTGGAACTAGCTACTAAGCCGCCAACAGTGTCATATAATTTATGCACTTTAACTGATGAACTTCCATGATGCAATTCTTTCATCAGCAAACATTGTTTGACTGATATTCCACGTGTCCATCCATGATCGTTGAGAATTGAGAAAGCATACGCAAATGGGGGAACAGGATTATGATTTCACTTTGTTTATGTTCCGTTACACCAGTTAGATTATGATGTAAATAACAATTTTATAAAGGTCTTGGTTGTTGGAGCAACATCTTAGTGGAGAATGAAGTCAATGACTAACACTAAGTCCGTATTATTTGTTTTCTGAGTGCCGTGTGCATCCAAAGGTCCTTATTCTTTTGTTACAGCTTTGGTTAATTTTAGATGTGAGGAGGCAAAGACTATATAAACTCCCATAATCTTAAAAAAACACAATTTAATAATGGACTTTAGGAAAAGGGTTTATACTTATATGCTTGTATAATTGGCAGGTAATAGAACAAGCCCTGGGTGGCTATTCTAATTGCAAAAAGATTTGTACACACAAATTATTGAGAAAAGGACCAAAAGAGAATCTCTTAAAAGCCAATATGAGCTGCACAAGATTCTTGTAGCTATCAAGTGAAACGTGTCAAATACGcgacaaaaagaaaaaacaattatGAATGAATTGTTAacaatttatcaaaaaataaatataaaatgtacGCTATAAAATTCAGGGACCCGAATAGGTTTCCAGAGACAGGGAAATATTGTACTCGAGGGTAACAGATTTCCGGAAAATTTATCACTTTCCTTTCCTGGCAAATTTGCTGTACTAGCCACATCATTTGACTCCAATTTGCTTTTACTTGAAGCCAGAAATAAACGTGTCTCTCTTTTCTTCCCAAGCAAAACATAAATTGTCTAGCTACACCTACACCTACACCTACTTATTTTCTCAGacataagagaaaagaaaagaacatcATAGTagagaacaaataaaaaaaaatgtgcaACAGCGATGGCGAGTGCAGGCCCTTGGGGTTTCTATTGGGTCTCCCCTTTGCCTTTCTCTGCCTCCTCATCTCAATCGTTGGTCTTGTTATTTGGATCGTTGGGTAAGATATTCCTCTTTCTGTCTCTGTAAAATTCTTCACTTTCATCAATTTCAATTATCatacaatttttgtttttcttaaaaTAGAAAATTGATGACATGGGTTTGTGTGATTTCTTTACATGGGAAATGGGTTTGGATCTAATTGCATGATTATGCTATAAAAAACGAAACTTCAATTGATGCTGAATAGCTgatatgtatttgtatatatgtacatGTGTGTGGTGCAGATTGTTGTTGACATGCATATGTCCGTGCTGCTTGTGTGTGACGATTATAGTGGAGCTTGCTTTGGAATTGATCAAGGCTCCACTGCATGTTATGGAGTGGTTCACCTCTCAGATTCCCTGTTAAGTGAACAAAGTTTTAGATTTGTTTTTTGATTCTGTGTTGGTTTCACTTTCCCCCTTTATCTTCTTTTCTGTATTTTGGGTATGAGAGTTTGAAACTCCATGTTACTACTGATTTATTGTTAATCTGCGTGGTATCTTGTTCCTGTAAATTGACCAGTTCGTTCTTGGTAGATTTTTTTTCTGCATATTTATATTAATGAATTGAGATTATTGTTTTGGAAGAACTTGATCACTATTGCCTAGATATTTACTGTACTATATTAGGAATTTGAATTAGATTTGTAATTTGGAACTGAAACCAAAGTTGTGAAAGTTGAAGAACCTCTAATGGATTTGATTGTGTCAACAATTATAAAAGATAAAGATGACTGGAAAGATTGCCATTTTTTCTACATCATGAGTCCATTGTCAACAACTCAACTATGTTGTGCCGAGTGGTGCCATCACAGAACTTTGTCTCATGACTAAGAACTTTACACAAAAGAGTCTCGTTGTTGTTTTGGCACTTTTATTTTAGTACATGGCACTTTGTCTTTTACCTTTTCTCTTTTAACAAATGATAAATAAACAAAAGGATAAGCTGGAACCATTGACCTTTCCATAATTTAAATGTAAATAGATCCTTCCTGCTTCCTTCCCTGCCAGTAAGGCAACTAGATTAGTTAAAATTGGCTTGGGAAAATTTGTATGAGgttggtttatttttttttttgggtaaactACCAAAAGTATCCGTAAAGTTTACGAAGACTAATAAAAGTACCCatgaactaagaaaattaaggtttaattactctgttagtctctgtagtttcaccaaatttttaattaggtcactATACTTTTTTCCCTTTCAATTAGATTCctacactatttttaattttgtaattatgtccttttcatgttaaaaatattaaaattaacataatatttttaccaaaatatatgcggtcaaaaatttaattaagttcttAATTATAAATACATTCAATTTGCGaataaatattcagttaactctaatattttttacactaagaaggacttaattacaaaattaaagcaatgtagggatctaattgaaaggaaaaaaagtatagggatctaattaaaaatttggtaaaactatagggaccaacagaataattaaaccgaAAATTAATGTTGTACCTATGGAAGATGGGTTTcatatgacaaaagtatccaaatcctaatttttttttattttttaataaaattttcaaactatCTCCACcctcaacctcaactcacttttcCAACCTTTCATAACCCAATCTGCATCTTTAAAACCCTTGTCATGGAGTCCAAAACTACTCCTACAATAGACCAGGCCGAAATCAATAGTGATGGTGGAGGACCTCGACTAGTTCCTAGCAGAGAAATCTAATATAATGAGTTCTTTCCCATTTCTTTTACCACCTTCACACAAAAAAAGCTTCCcaaattaaggaaaaaaaaaggagaaaataactcccaaattaaggaaaaaaaggagaaaataacTGAAACGATTCAAAAATGTTCCTTTATGGTTCTTTCTCTTATTCTTCGTTAATATTGGTTGATTCTGTTGTTAATCTTAGCACTGTAATTTTCTGTTGCGTTACTATTCAGAGTTCCCACCATAAAGATTCATTTCGTCTATCTCTGAAAGCGCAACATCACCATTCAATTTGGTGTCGGCGCCACAGCTGTCGCCGGAAAGAAGCTCCGTCTCCTGCCGCACGTCTTCAGCCGCGTCCTGGAACTCTTGTTCGGTCCGACGCTGATGTTGCCATCGAGGAGGTCTCCAATTGTTTTCGCTTTGTCACTGAAACCAAAGAGGTTTGAGGCGGCGGAGGCGGCGGCAGCGATGACACCAGCAACACCAAAGTGCAAGAGGGTGCCAACGAGGGAGGCTTGTGTGAGAGAGTGGGTGATGCTCTACGGCGAGCTAAAGGTCTTTGAGATGGCCGAGGAAGAGCATGGAGACAATGAAGAGGGAGTAAAAAATGAAGGCTGTGAATGTGATGGGGAAGGCCATGAGAAGGAGGAATTTGTAAGTATAATACCCACTTATATTGGCCCTaggatcactcactcatataaatgacgctatcatgTTTTTCATCTCTCAAATTCACTAACGCTCATAATACTAAGGAGAGAATTTCTAATATTTCAAAACATATTAAATTTCATTTATGGAACACACATACAATACACAAGGCAtatgtgcctttatataggcaatgcttcctactaaaataataatttatgaatcaCAAATCAATTTTGTAATGACTACCATGCTATGAGTTGTCTTCATGAATCTTCCTTCAACTTATATTTATGTAGTTTCTATAATCTTCTAATTTAGGTTGTTTGgtcttcaatttcaatttaatttgattttgaatttcttcaatgTTGTAGAATGTTGTAATTGTACTATtctcttcaatgttcttcaaaaatcttcAAACTTCCAATATGTTAGTTTCTAGCAATATCTAGCAAATTGATGATTATTGTATTCAACTAAAACTTTGCTTCTTCTTTGACCATTTTGACTTCAAAAactcttcataaaaattctagTGATGCAAGTTGATTTATAATGAATTAACATTGCCTCCCTTAAATCAAGCTTGCAGAATTATTCATTCCAAGCATCTTCTTCAATTTGTAAAATAACTCTGTCTTCAATGGCTTTGTAAAGATactgcaacttgttcttcagttggACAGTACTCGATTACAACTTCTTTTTCATTCACCAACTCTCTGATTTTGTGAAATCGAATATCAATATGCTTTGATCTTCCATGGAATACTGGATTTTTGCAAAGTGTAATAGCTGACTTGTTATCGCAaaatattgttgttggagtattTTGTTTCTTCGTACAATTCCTCAAGAATTCTTCTTAGCCAAACTGCTTGTGTTGCACAATTTGCTGCTGCTATATATTCTGCTTCTGCTGTAGATAGTGCTACTACTGGTTGTTTCTTTGACGACCATGAAATTGCACCAGAACCAAGATGAAATACAAACCTTGAAGTACttttttcttgtttctatatCTCTGGCCCAATCACTATCAGTGTAGCCAACAAGGTTTGCTTCATTagtattttcataataaattccatCATTTAAAGTACCTTTGATATATCGAAGAATTCTCTTTGCCGCATGCAAATAGTTGGTACAAGGCTCCTCCATAAATCTGCTAAGCAAACCAACTCCAAACACAATATCTGGTCTAGTTGCAGTcaagtaccttagacttccaatCAAACTTTTGTAATATGTAGGATTTATTGCTCCTTCTTTATCTTCTCTCAACAATTTGAACTTCTCTTCGACTAGAGTAGAAACTGGCTTTGAATGTTCCatttaaaatttcttcaaaatatcatttgcatATTTCTTCTGAGAAATGAAAATTCTATCATCTCTTTGAACCACTTCAATGCTAAGAAAGTAAGACATCAAACTCATATCTGTCATTTCAAAGTGCTTTATCATAGCCTTTCTGAATTCTGCAATTATCTTCAAATTATTGCCAGTAAAgattaaatcatcaacataaagaCACACGATCAAGATATCTCCAGGTTCAACGAACTTGATATAAAGAGTATGTTCAAATGGACATCTTTTGAAACCATTCTGAGTAAAATAAGAATCAATCTTCTTGTACCACGCTCTTGGTGCTTGCTTTAACCCGTACAAAGTTTTATTCAATTTGtaaactttattttcttttccaaaaactTCATATCCTGCAGGTTGCTCAACATACACTTCTTCTTCTAAAGTGCCATTTAGAAATGcagacttaacatccatttgatgtatctTCCACTTATTTTGAGCCGAGAGTGAAATAATCATACGAATAGTGTCTAATGTAGCAACAGGAGCAAATACTTCAGAGTAGTCGATACCTGGTTTTTTTTGTATCCTTTTGCAACTAATCTTGCTTTGAAACGATCAACTTCACCACTGGGTTTGTACTTAGTCTTGTAAACCCACTTTACTCCAATCGACTTCTTATCTGCTGGTAAATCTATCAGCTCCCATGTGTCATTCTTTTCAATGGCATGAATCTCCTCatccattgctttcttccaattgttATCTCTAGAGGCTTCTTCAAAGTTTAACGGCTCACAATatgaaaatagagaaaaatttatgattttttcatCGGACGAATCGTTGTCATTGCCAACTTCATAATCTGCTAATCTAGCAGGTAGTCACTTCTCTCTTTGaggtcttctagatgattctggTTGCTTGGTTGCATCAGGTtgtctttcttcttcatcatcacatgtatttgaaattataatcGGATGCTTTTCTGTCTTTGTGTTCTAGTCCCATATGTCTTTCTTGTCGAACGTCACGTCTCTGCTGATGATCACTTTCTTTGATACTGGATTGTACAACTTGTATGCTTTTGAGTCTGTGCTATAGCCAATAAAGATACACTTCTCGCCTTTGTCatctaacttcttctttaattgATCTGGTACGTGGGCATAAGCAATACACCCAAAGACTCTGAAATGATGAATGGAAGGTCGCTTTCCACTCCAAGCTTCCTCTGGTGTTTTATCACGAACACTCTCCGTTGGACATCTGTTTAAAATATGAACTGCTGTTGCAACTGCTTCTGCCCAAAACTCTTTAGGATTTGTTTTGACTTGAGCATACATCTAACCATATCCATGATGGTTCTGTTCTTTCTTTCAgcaactccattttgttgaggagtgtaTCTAGTTGTTAGTTGGTGTTGAATTCCGTGTTGCTTAAAGTATTCTGAACACGCAAGATATTCTGTTCCTTTGTCTGTTctgagaattttgattttatagCCACTTTGTTTTTCGACAAATGCCTTGAATGTCTTAAAGGCATCACATGCTTCTGATTTCTGCTTTAGAAAGTATACCCatgtatatctactaaaatcatcaataaaagtgataaagtaTCTGCTACCACCATTACTTGGAACTTCTACAGAACAGAgatctgaatgcacaatttcaagtAATCTTCTAGCTCTCCATGACTTTCATGTAGTAAATGGATATCTGTGCTTCTTTCCCAGTTGACAAATCTCACAAACACAATTGGGAATATGAATCCGTGGTAGACCAGAAACAAGTCCTTTTCTTGATAGGTAGTTTAGGCCAGAAAAATAAAAGTGCCCAAACTGCATATGCCACAACCAGTTATCATCAAGTATCACATAACTCATGCAAGAGGGATtaacatgttgaatttttaaCGAAAACATTCTGTTTGAAGTCATCTTTGCTTTATCAATGAACCTTCCATTGTTGTCAAATACAGTGCAATATCCATGATAAGTTATCATCTTATATCCCTTCTCAGATAATTGCCCCATACTCAGTAAATTGTAATCAAGTTCAGGAGCATAAAAAACATCAGAAATATAACTCAGAGAACCATCTTTCAATCTAATTGGTATGTTCCCTTTTTCTTCAATAGGGATCTTTGTACTATTACCAAACTTCAATAATAGTTTAACTGAATCATCTAATGAAGAAAATAACTCATTTCTACCAGATATATGATTACtgcaagcattatccaagtaccatatattttcatcttcagcacacgaattacttgtaaaaaataaagtctGAGTACCCGGATTGTCATTAGTATTTTGATGCTGATTTTCTGCAACGTGTGCTTGATTGTTATTCACCATTTTGAATTTGCAATCTGCTGCTTTGTGTCCATACTTTCCACAATGAAAGCAATTGAAATTGGTTCTTTCTTGATAAAAATTACCTCGTCCTCTTCCTCGGTTGACAGACCTGAAATTCGTTCCACCTCTTCCTTGATTAGGTGGTGTAAAATTATTGTAacttccttggttgtaattgccacgacctctacctctgaaacttcctctgcCTCTACTTTGAAAATTAAAACCACGACCTCGTCCTTCTTGTGTACGGCTTGATTCTGCAACGTTGTTAAAATTCACTCGGCTTTTCAAGGCTTCCTCGGTTGATTTTTCCGATTTCTCCAGTATTCTACTGATGTGGCTTTCCATGGTTCCTTGCAACTCTGCAATCGTCATGGTATCCATATCATGGGACTCCAGTATCGTAGTCACCACATGGTCATACTTCATCGGCATGGTGCGAAGAATTTTCTCCACTACTTTGCTATCGGGCGTATCTTCTCCATAGACTCTCATCTTATTGACAAGGTCTATAACACGAGTAAAATATTGCTCAACAGTTTCTGAGCTAGACATCTCGTacctttcatattctcttctcAAAGGCTGTAGCTTTGCTTTTTGAGCTTTATCTACACCTTTGTATGACAGCTTCAACGTGTTCCATGCTTCTTTTGCACTTTTGGCATTTACTATTTTGCCAAACACCGTATAATCTACtccttgatgaatttgagatagcgCCAATTGATCTCTCCTTTGTTGGGCAGCATCTGCTCCTTCTTGCAAACCCGGTTCAATGAAGTTCCATAAGTTCTGGGCCTTCAAATGGGTAGACATCAAAGTCTTCCAATAACTATAATCAAGTTTCCCATCTAACTTGGGACCGGACCACACAATGTTAAAAGTGTTTGCCATACCAACTCTATGAATAAACAACTATGTGAGAACTCTCTCACACCTCACAAAGTCTCAAACACCAGACGCTGGATTAACCATCTCTGATACCAACTGTAAGTATAATACCCACTTATATTGGCCCTaggatcactcactcatataaatgacgctatcatatttttcatctctcaaaCTCACTAACGCTCATAATACTAAGGAGAGAATTTCTAATATTTCAAAACATATTCAATTTCATTTATGGAACACACATACAATACACAAGGCAtatgtgcctttatataggcaatgcttcctactaaaataataatttatgaatcaCAAATCAATTTTGTAATGACTACCATGCTATGAGTTGTCTTCATGAATCTTCCTTCAACTTATATTTATGTAGTTTCTGTAATCTTCTAATTTAGGTTGCTTGgtcttcaatttcaattcaatttgattttgaatttcttcaatgTTGTAGAATGTTGTAATTGTACCATtctcttcaatgttcttcaaaaatcttcAAACTTCCAATATGTTAGTTTCTAGCAATATCTAGCAAATTGATGATTATTGTATTCAACTAAAACTTTGCTTTTTCTTTGACCATTTTGACTTCAAAAACTCTTCATGAAAATTCTAGTGATGCAAGTTGATTTATAATGAATTAACAGAATTCGAGTGGAGTGGAGAAGGAGTGATTTGAGTGCGATGAAAAAGGTCAGGGAAAGGCCAATGGAGCTATGAGGAGAAAATAAGGGATTTGTAGCGGTGGAGTTGAGGTTGAAGATGAGAGTAGTttgagaattttataaaaaaaaatcaacaaaaaattagggtTTGAATATTTTTGTCGTATAAAATCCATCTTTCATTGATACAACGTTAATTTCTTTAGTTTATGAGTATTTTTGTCGGTGTTCGTAAATTTCATAAGtacttttggtattttttttgggACCGATTAAATACTTCTTATAACTCTTGGAACATCGAAACTCCACAAACAGAATAGtaaaaaagttatattttatttatttttatcattattattttcatttatttttgtgTTGGGCTAGTATACTAAAAACAAATGTTTTTGTGCGGCAAAAAAATTCTGAACCATTGTCAAATCAGATTACGTTACTTTATTTTGAATTGatattagattaggattttttattttaataaataaaataattataataattactgaaatagataaattaaaagattattatcaaaataaataatcttCTCTTATCTTGTTTATATTGTAAATGGAATAATTTTGcatgtatctcatttacactgtaaacgagataaggctgGGAGACGTTTGTACCACCGAAGTTGCTCAATATTAAACTCTTCAACTCCGACAACGTATTTACACGCCGAGTCCGTAACAGTATCGaattctcacactcaaatatcaccaTGTTGTCGTcatttctcatacgacaattgggGTAAACACACAACTATGTACACGCTGTTGATTACTGGCCATTGTTACCTTGTTTTTGTGAGAAAAACGGAAAAGAAAGAGATATAAAATGTGTGTGGAGAATGCCAAGAATTACACATCTTATAG
This region of Arachis hypogaea cultivar Tifrunner chromosome 8, arahy.Tifrunner.gnm2.J5K5, whole genome shotgun sequence genomic DNA includes:
- the LOC112707180 gene encoding signaling peptide TAXIMIN 1; the encoded protein is MCNSDGECRPLGFLLGLPFAFLCLLISIVGLVIWIVGLLLTCICPCCLCVTIIVELALELIKAPLHVMEWFTSQIPC
- the LOC112707179 gene encoding uncharacterized protein, whose amino-acid sequence is MMRLRILQGMQVSAPHYCHCFLLSHFQRTSFSSCKVTPWTGLQAWRESPLNHHRAWGPRGPIPDPDPDPDPLFHTAFREATTLAELGSIVLSTTDPVAKSQLSHLAYSTWRLHNLPLGRSQPPPKPARPRNPKLVSPKEIPAPKDSGLPLNAYMLHNLAHVELNAIDLAWDTVVRFSPYSDILGEGFFADFAHVADDESRHFAWCSQRLAELGFKYGDMPAHNLLWRECEKSSDNVAARLAVIPLVQEARGLDAGPRLVQKLVGFGDNRTSKIVARIADEEVAHVAVGVYWFVSVCEKLGCAPDSTFKDLLKEYNVELKGPFNYKARAEAGIPRDWYDASTTTSDQDKNDDGKKKQLSAVYERLASIIAMESENSSLNRPPQ